The DNA sequence gaacatatgatgaacatacaatgtcgttgtgctaaacatgaacgtatgatgaacatacaatatgttgtgctaaacatgaacaaatgatgaacatacgatgatgttgtgctaaacatgaatatatgatgaacatacaatgatgttgtgctaaacatgaacatatgatgatcatacgatgatgttgtgctaaacatgaacatatgatgaacatacaatgatgttgtgctaaacatgaacatatgatgaacatacaatgttgttgtgctaaacatgaacatatgatgaacatacgatgatgttgtgctaaacatgaacatatgatgaacatacaatgatgttgtgctaaacatgaacaaatgatgaacatacgatgatgttgtgctaaacatgaacatatgatgaacatacaatgatgttgtgctaaacatgaacatatgatgaacatacaatgttgttgtgctaaacatgaacatgtgatgatcatacgatgatgttgtgctaaacatgaacatatgatgaacatacaatgatgttgtgctaaacatgaacatgtgatgaacatatgatgatgttgtgctaaacatgaacatatgatgaacatacaatgtcgttgtgctaaacatgaacatatgacgaacatacaatgatgttgtgctaaacgtgaacaaatgatgaacatacgattatgttgtgctaaacatgaacatatgatgatcatacgatgatgttgtgctaaacatgaacatatgatgaacatacaatgatgttgtgctaaacatgaacatatgatgaacatacaatgatgttgtgctagacatgaacatatgatgaacatacaatgatgttgtgctaaacatgaacatatgatgaacatacaatgatgttgtgctaaacatgaacatatgatgaacatacaatgttgttgtgctaaacatgaacatgtgatgatcatacgatgatgttgtgctaaacatgaacatatgatgaacatacaatgatgttgtgctaaacatgaaaatgtgatgaacatatgatgatgttgtgctaaacatgaacatatgatgaacatacaatgtcgttgtgctaaacatgaacatatgatgaacatacaatgatgttgtgctaaacatgaacaaatgatgaacatacgatgatgttgtgctaaacatgaacatatgatgatcatacgatgatgttgtgctaaacatgaacatatgatgaacatacaatgatgttgtgctaaacatgaacatatgatgatcatacgatgatgttgtgctaaacatgaacatatgatgatcatacgatgatgttgtgctaaacatgaacatatgatgaacatacaacgatgttgtgctaaacatgaacatatgatgaacatacaatgatgttgtgctaaacatgaacatatggtgAACATACGataatgttgtgctaaacatgaacatatgagaacatacaattatgttgtgctaaacatgaacatatgatgaacatacaatgttgttgtgctaaacatgaacatgtgatgaacatatgatgatgttgtgctaaacatgaacatatgatgaacatacaatgatgttgtgctaaacatgaacatatgatgaacatacaattatgttgtgctaaacatgaacaaatgatgaacatacgatgatgttgtgctaaacatgaacatatgatgaacatacaattatgttgtgctaaacatgaacatatgatgaacatacaatgttgttgtgctaaacatgaacatgtgatgatcatacgatgatgttgtgctaaacatgaacatatgataaacatacaattatgttgtgctaaacatgaacatgtgatgaacatatgatgatgttgtgctaaacatgaacatatgatgaacatacaatgtcgttgtgctaaacatgaacatatgacgaacatacaatgatgttgtgctaaacatgaacatgtgatgatcatgcaatgatgttgtgctaaacatgaacaaatgatgaacatacgatgatgttgtgctaaacatgaacatatgatgaacatacaatgatgttgtgctaaacatgaacatatgatgaacatacaatgttgttgtgctaaacatgaacatgtgatgaacatatgattatgttgtgctaaacatgaacatatgatgaacatacaatgatgttgtgctaaacatgaacatatgatgaacatacaatgttgttgtgctaaacatgaacatgtgatgatcatgcaatgatgttgtgctaaacatgaacatatgatgaacatacaatgtagttgtgctaaacatgaacatatgatgaacatacaatgatgttgtgctaaacatgaacaaatgatgaacatacgataatgttgtgctaaacatgaacatatgatgatcatacgatgatgttgtgctaaacatgaacatatgatgaacatacaatgatgttgtgctaaacatgaacaaatgatgaacatacgatgatgttgtgctaaacatgaacatatgatgatcatacgatgatgttgtgctaaacatgaacatatgatgaacatacaattatgttgtgctaaacatgaacatatgatgaacatacaatgttgttgtgctaaacatgaacatatgatgaacatacaatgatgttgtgctaaacatgaacatatgatgaacatacaatgatgttgtgctaaacatgaacaaatgatgaacatacgatgatgttgtgctaaacatgaacatatgatgaacatacaatgatgctgtgctaaacatgaacatatgatgaacatacaatgttgttgtgctaaacatgaacatgtgatgatcatacgatgatgttgtgctaaacatgaacatatgatgaacatacaattatgttgtgctaaacatgaacatatgatgaacatacaatgttgttgtgctaaacatgaacatgtgatgatcatacgatgatgttgtgctaaacatgaacatatgataaacatacaattatgttgtgctaaacatgaacatgtgatgaacatatgatgatgttgtgctaaacatgaacatatgatgaacatacaatgtcgttgtgctaaacatgaacatatgacgaacatacaatgatgttgtgctaaacatgaacatgtgatgatcatgcaatgatgttgtgctaaacatgaacaaatgatgaacatacgatgatgttgtgctaaacatgaacatatgatgaacatacaatNNNNNNNNNNNNNNNNNNNNCCTCACCATTTCATTTCTACCTCAATTTAGAGGAGATGGGCTAAACCTGAGAAAAGACAAGCAAAGGATATTTTGACATGCTGAGCagcctgggataggctccagctcccccatgACACTGACAAAGCTCACCTGGTGGGAATCTTCACCCTCAGGTAGCGGTCGACGGCGATGGCGAGCAGCGAGAGGATGGAGCTCTGCGTGATGATGACCACCAGGCAGCAGAGCAAGAGGCAGGTGTAGAAGCTGGTGCAGATGTCCAGGCTGATGGTGATGGCCAGAGGGATCACCAGAACCCCCACCGAGATGTCAGCCAGCGCCAGGGACACCATGAAGCAGAAGGTGGTGTTGCGCAGGGCCCGGTTCAGCCACACCACCAGCACCACCAGAACGTTGCCCAGCACAGCGGCCAGAGCCACCAGCACCTCCATGGAGATGTAGAGAGGGTCCGGCAGCTCCAGCTCCTTCATGCCAGGACAGGAAGACATTCTTCACACCAAACTCACGTCTTGCTTCCACTCCCAGGAACTTCTTCACATGTTGGATgcaccctcagcagcttctgatactggatggaccctcagcagcttctgatgctggatggaccctcagcagcttctgatgctggatggaccctcagcagcttctgatgctggatggaccctcagcagcttctgatgttggatgcaccctcagcagcttctgatgctGGATGCACCCTCAGCCGCTTCTGATGTTGGATggaccctcagcagcttctgatgttggatgcaccctcagcagcttctgatgctGGATGCACCCTCAGCCGCTTCTGATGTTGGATggaccctcagcagcttctgatgctggatggaccctcagcagcttctgatgtTGGATGCACCCTCAGCCGCTTCTGATGTTGGATggaccctcagcagcttctgatgttggatgcaccctcagcagcttctgatgctGGATGGACCCTCAGCCGCTTCTGATGTTGGATggaccctcagcagcttctgatgttggatgcaccctcagcagcttctgatgctggatggaccctcagcagcttctgatgctggatgcaccctcagcagcttctgatgctggatggaccctcagcagcttctgatgtTGGATGCACCCTCAGCCGCTTCTGATGTTGGATggaccctcagcagcttctgatgttggatgcaccctcagcagcttctgatgctGGATGGACCCTCAGCCGCTTCTGATGTTGGATggaccctcagcagcttctgatgctggatggaccctcagcagcttctgatgctggatgcaccctcagcagcttctgatgttggatgcaccctcagcagcttctgatgctggatggaccctcagcagcttctgatgttggatgcaccctcagcagcttctgatgctGGATGGACCCTCAGCCGCTTCTGATGTTGGATggaccctcagcagcttctgatgctggatggaccctcagcagcttctgatgctggatgcaccctcagcagcttctgatgttggatgcaccctcagcagcttctgatgctggatggaccctcagcagcttctgatgttggatgcaccctcagcagcttctgatgctGGATGGACCCTCAGCAGGTTCTGATGTTGGATggaccctcagcagcttctgatgttggatggaccctcagcagcttctgatgctggaaggaccctcagcagcttctgatgctggatggaccctcagcagcttctgatgttggatggaccctcagcagcttctgatgctggatgcaccctcagcagcttcttatgctggatggaccctcagcagcttctgatgtTGGATGCACCCTCAGCCGCTTCTGATGTTGGATGGACCCTCAGCAGCTTGTGATGTTGGATgcaccctcagcagcttctgatgttggatgcaccctcagcagcttctgatgctGGATGGACCCTCAGCCGCTTCTGATGTTGGATggaccctcagcagcttctgatgctggatggaccctcagcagcttctgatgctggatgcaccctcagcagcttctgatgttggatgcaccctcagcagcttctgatgctggatggaccctcagcagcttctgatgttggatgcaccctcagcagcttctgatgctGGATGGACCCTCAGCAGGTTCTGATGTTGGATggaccctcagcagcttctgatgttggatggaccctcagcagcttctgatgctggaaggaccctcagcagcttctgatgctggatggaccctcagcagcttctgatgttggatggaccctcagcagcttctgatgctggatgcaccctcagcagcttctgatgctggatggaccctcagcagcttctgatgttggatggaccctcagcagcttctgatgctGGATGCACCCTCAGCAGCTTGTGATGTTGGATGCAGCTTGTGCTAAATGCATCAAGTCCTCTCAGACCTCCCTCACTCTCTTCTCTGCACATGATGGAGGGGAGGGACCTTCTCTTCCTGCAGTAGTAGTTCacccgggctgtgtgtgtgtgtgtgtgtgtgtgtgtgtgtgtgtgtgtgtgtgtgtgtgtgtgtgtgtgtgtgtgtgtgtgtgtgtgtgtgtgtgtgtgtgtgtgtgtgtgtgtgtgtgtgtgtgtgtgtgtgtgtgtgtgcgtgacagAGAGGATGCTGTTGGCAGAGATTTAAACATAAGCAACTTCCAGTGAAGAGGATGCATTAGTGCTAATTAGATGTCACTGTGAGGATACTGGAGtgaaataaatctttttttttctgtacttatacatacatatactaaccccgtttccatatgagttgggaaattgtgttagatgtaaatataaacggaatacaatgatttgcaaatccttttcaacccatattcagttgaatgcactacaaagacaacatatttgatgttcaaactcataaacttttttttttttttttgcaaataataattaacttagaatttcatggctgcaacacgtgccaaagtagttgggaaagggcatgttcaccactgtgttacatggcctttccttttaacaacgctcaataaacgattgggaactgaggaaactaaatgttgaagctttgaaagtggaattatttcccattcttgtttaatgtagagcttcagtcgttcaacagtccggggtctccgctgttgtattttaggcttcataatgcgccacacattttcgatgggagacaggtctggactgcaggcgggccaggaaagtacccgcactcttttttacgaagccacgctgttgtaacacatgctgaatgtggcttggcattgtctcgctgaaaaagacggcgcttagatggcagcatatgttgttccaaaacctgtatgtacctttcagcattaatggtgccttcacagatgtgtaagttacccatgtcttgggcaaaaatgcacccccataccatcacacatgctggcttttacactttgcgtcgataacagtctggatggttcgcttcccctttggtccggatgacataatgtcgaatatttccaaaaacaatttaaaatgtggactcgtcagaccacagaacacttttccactttgcatcagtccatcttagatgatctcgggcccagagaagtagaaggcgtttctgggtgttgttgataaatggctttcgctttgcatagtagagctttaacttgcacttacagatgtagcgaccaactgtagttactgacagtgggtttctgaagtgttcctgagcccatgtggtgatatcctttagagattgatcatctatatcaactatatgatcacctacatcaactatatgatcatctacatcaactatatgatcatctacatcaactatatgatcttctacatcaactatatgatcatctacatctactatatgatcttctacatcaactatatgatcttctacatcaactatatgatcatctacatcaactatatgatcttctacatcaactatatgatcatctacatctactatatgatcttctacatcaactatatgatcttctacatcaactatatgatcttctacatcaactatatgatcatctacatctactatatgatcttctacatctactatatgatcatctacatgtactatatgatcatctacatctactatatgatcatctacatcaactatatgatcttctacatcaactatatgatcatctacatctactatatgatcatctacatgtactatatgatcatctacatctactatatgatcatctacatctactatatgatcatctacatctactatatgatcatctacatgtactatatgatcatctacatcaactatatgatcatctacatctactatatgatcatctacatctactatatgatcatcaacatgtactatatgatcatctacatcaactatatgatcatctacatctactatatgatcatctacatgtactatataatcatctacatctactatatgatcatctacatcaactatatgatcatctacatcaactatatgatcatctacatctactatatgatcatctacatgtactatataatcatctacatctactatatgatcatctacatcaactatatgatcatctacatcaactatatgatcatctacatcaactatatgatctagAAATCTGTCATAGTGGTAATATAAACAAAAAAGTCCTTCTGAGTACTGTGTGGCTTTATAtgtgacatcattattcttgCTGAGTGGGCAATAAAGTGCAGAGAAAGGTGTAAAGGTGGAGCAGACACCTGAAGTACGTATCTTAAGTACGGACGTATCTAAGTCCGGACGTATCTAAGTACGGACGTATGTAAGTATGGACGTATCGAAGTATGGACGTATCTAAGTACGGACGTATGTAAGACGTCACTGCTGTCTCTGAGTGGTACTTGGCAGCCAGAAAGGCTCAACAAGCAATCAGTAAAATGGGTTTTTTTGGCTGGAAAAAGCTTTATTGAAAGCATTTAACTGATTGTGTGGATGCTGAAGAGCATGAAAACATTCACCTCAGGAATTGTACTGTGGTACTGATTGTAACTCTTATAATACCTTAGTATTTTACCTATTGTAACTCTTATAATACATTAGTATTTTATTTACCTATTGTAACTCTTATAATACATTAGTATTTTATCTATTGTAACTCTTATAATACATTAGTATTTTATTTACCTATTGTAACTCTTATAATACCTTAGTATTTTACCTATTGTAACTCGTATAATACATTAGTATTTTACCTATTGTAACTCTTATAATATGTTAGTAATTTTTACCTATTGTAACTGTTATGTTAGTATTTTACCTATTGCCTCTCTTATAATACATTAGTATTTTACATATTGTAACTCTTATAATACATTAGTATATTACCTATTGTAAGACTTATAATATGTTAGTATTTTACCTATTGTAACTGTTATGTTAGTATTTTACCTATTGTAAGTCTTATAATACATTAGTATTTTACTTATTGTAACTCCTATAATATGTTACTATTTCACGTATTGTAACTTTTATAATACATTAGTATTTTACCTATTGTAACTTTTATAATATGTTAGTATTTTACCTATTGTAACTCTTATAATATGTTAGTATTTTACCTATTGTAACTGTTATGTTAGTATGTTACCTATTGTAACTCTTATAATATGTTAGTATTTTACCTATTGTAACTCTTATAATACCTTAGTATTTTACCTATTGTAACcatttaacagcgataaacaagggttTACTGTACATTTCTAGTAAActacaatattattatcattgcACTACTTCattgttatttattatcattgcactgttttattgttatttattatcattgccctgtgttattgttatttattaccaTTGCACtactttattgttatttattatgactgttttattgttatgtattatcattgcactgttattgttatttactATCATTGTACTACTTTATTGTTATTTATCATAATTGCACTACTTTATTGTTATTTAATATCATttaactgtccatccatccatccatcttcttccacttatccgaggtcgggtcgcgggggcaacagcctaagcagggaagcccagacttccctctccccagccacttcgtccagctcttcttgggggatcccgaggtgttcccaggccagccaggagagatagtcttcccaacgtgtcctgggtcttccccgtggcctcctaccggtcggacgagcccgaaacacctccctatggaggcgttcgggtggcatcctgaccagatgcccgaaccacctcatctggctcctctcgatgtggagaagcagcggctttactttgagctcctcccggatgacagagcttctcaccctatctctaagggagagccccaccacccggccgcttgtacccgtgatcttgttctttcggtcataacccaaagctcatgaccataggtgaggatgggaacgtagatcaaccggtaaattgagagatttgccttccggctcagctccttcttcaccacaacggatcgatacagcgtccgcattactgaagacgccgcaccaatttgcttgtcgatctcacgatccactctttcctcactcgtgaacaagactatgaggtacttgaactcctccacttggggcaagatctcctccccaacccggagatggcactccacccttttccgggcgagaaccatggactcggacttggaggtgctgattcccatcccagtcgcttcacactcgactgcgaaccgatccagtgagagctgaagatcttggccagatgaagccatcaggaccacatcatctgcaaaaagcagagacctaatcctgcagccaccaaaccagatcccctcaacgctctgactgcgcctagaaattctgtccataaaagttatgaacagaatgggtgacaaagggcagccttggcagagtccaaccctcactagaTACAGGTCTGATTTACTgtcggcaatgtggaccaagctctgacactgatcatacagggagcggaccgccacaatcagacagtccgatacaccatactctctgagcactccccacaggacttcccaagggacacagtcaaatgccttctccaagtccacaaagcacatgtagacttgttgggcaaactcccatgcaccctcaggaccctgccgagagtatacagctggtccacagttccacgaccaggacgaaaaccacactgttcctcctgaatccgaggttcgaccatccggcgtagcctcctctccagtacacctgaatagaccttaccaggaaggctgaggagcctgatcccacaatagttggaacacaccctccggttccccttcttaaagagaggaaccaccaccccggtctgccaatccagaggtaccgccccctgatgtccatgcaatgttgcagagtcttgtcaaccaagacaggcccacagcatccagagccttaaggaactccgggcgggtctcatccacccccggggccttgccactgaggagctttttaactacctcggcaacctcagtcccagaaataggagagcccaccacagatccctgaggcactgcttcctcata is a window from the Entelurus aequoreus isolate RoL-2023_Sb linkage group LG26, RoL_Eaeq_v1.1, whole genome shotgun sequence genome containing:
- the LOC133643454 gene encoding adenosine receptor A1-like, with amino-acid sequence MSSCPGMKELELPDPLYISMEVLVALAAVLGNVLVVLVVWLNRALRNTTFCFMVSLALADISVGVLVIPLAITISLDICTSFYTCLLLCCLVVIITQSSILSLLAIAVDRYLRVKIPTR